In the Coleofasciculus chthonoplastes PCC 7420 genome, one interval contains:
- a CDS encoding type II toxin-antitoxin system VapC family toxin yields MTKCIDTSVWIPYLIPETLQPQARNFILPLLTSNERLVAPAFAWAEVGSVLRKKVRLGAITISQAAGFYDDFCQMPVEYLDSNAIRAKTWALAQQFSLATLYDAAFLAVAELESAEFWTADQSLLNTLTPCPGYVRKLEA; encoded by the coding sequence GTGACTAAGTGTATCGACACCAGCGTTTGGATTCCTTATTTGATACCTGAGACATTGCAACCCCAAGCCAGAAACTTTATCCTGCCCTTGCTGACATCGAATGAGCGTTTGGTTGCTCCAGCATTTGCATGGGCTGAAGTTGGTTCAGTATTGCGAAAAAAAGTAAGGTTGGGAGCAATTACCATTTCCCAGGCTGCAGGGTTTTATGATGATTTCTGCCAGATGCCTGTTGAGTACCTCGATAGCAATGCTATCCGTGCAAAAACATGGGCGCTCGCCCAACAGTTCTCTTTGGCAACTCTCTATGATGCTGCTTTTCTAGCCGTTGCCGAGCTAGAATCTGCCGAATTCTGGACAGCCGACCAATCTTTGCTCAATACGCTTACACCATGTCCAGGATATGTCCGAAAACTGGAAGCATAA
- a CDS encoding YlcI/YnfO family protein, whose product MEREAVTIRIPADLLEQARQFREGSESFNEMVVEAINREVRRRRSLAAHQRIVTRSAEVEAKTGIQSSSVDLIRQLRSGEGRRD is encoded by the coding sequence ATGGAGCGAGAAGCTGTAACTATCCGTATTCCCGCAGATTTGCTTGAGCAAGCAAGGCAATTTCGAGAGGGCAGTGAGTCTTTTAACGAGATGGTTGTTGAAGCAATAAACCGCGAGGTGCGACGGCGGCGATCGCTGGCAGCCCATCAACGCATTGTGACTCGTAGTGCTGAAGTAGAAGCCAAAACAGGAATTCAATCCAGTTCTGTGGACTTGATTCGTCAGCTGCGATCGGGTGAGGGACGGCGTGACTAA
- the hpsE gene encoding hormogonium polysaccharide biosynthesis glycosyltransferase HpsE, translated as MMIELTVAICTYNGAARLPQVLDGLVAQIDTESFVWEIIVIDNNSRDRTADVVHQYQGWCTHPIHYYFEAQQGLAFARRLGIKKAQGDWVAFLDDDNLPSPNWVSAVYAFAQSHPQAGAYGGQIQGVYETNPPENFNRIASCLGIIDRGSTPFRYDTDSRGLFPAGAGLVVRKSVWLEHIPEEPKLTGVCGQSLAAKGEDLETLSYIRNAGWEIWHNPDMVIDHHIPRSRLEKEYLLQVFRGIGLSRYPIRRLRFPDLPPGLMVLVYLVSDCRKLIIHWIKYGTVLNTDIVAACEGQLFWYSLISPFYHWQQKKP; from the coding sequence ATGATGATTGAACTGACTGTCGCTATTTGTACCTACAATGGTGCGGCTCGATTGCCACAGGTTTTAGATGGCTTGGTTGCTCAGATTGACACCGAGTCCTTTGTTTGGGAAATTATTGTCATTGACAACAATAGTCGCGATCGCACCGCCGATGTTGTTCACCAGTATCAAGGATGGTGTACTCATCCCATCCACTACTATTTTGAGGCGCAACAGGGGTTAGCGTTTGCGCGACGCCTTGGGATTAAAAAGGCTCAGGGTGATTGGGTGGCGTTTCTGGATGATGATAATCTTCCCTCTCCTAATTGGGTGAGTGCGGTTTATGCTTTTGCTCAGTCACATCCCCAAGCAGGAGCTTATGGGGGTCAAATTCAGGGGGTATATGAGACAAATCCCCCGGAAAATTTTAACCGAATTGCTAGTTGTTTAGGAATTATCGATCGCGGTTCCACCCCGTTCCGCTATGATACCGATAGCCGAGGGTTATTCCCTGCGGGTGCGGGGTTGGTTGTGCGTAAGTCTGTTTGGTTAGAACATATTCCTGAGGAACCTAAGTTAACAGGGGTTTGTGGTCAATCCTTAGCTGCAAAAGGAGAAGACTTAGAGACGTTATCCTATATTAGAAATGCTGGCTGGGAAATATGGCATAATCCGGACATGGTGATTGACCATCATATTCCGCGATCGCGTTTGGAAAAAGAGTATTTATTACAGGTGTTTCGGGGGATAGGGTTGAGTCGATATCCGATTCGTCGGTTACGGTTTCCGGATTTGCCCCCAGGGTTGATGGTTCTGGTTTATCTGGTGAGTGATTGCCGCAAGCTGATAATCCACTGGATTAAGTATGGCACGGTTCTCAACACTGATATTGTGGCGGCTTGTGAAGGACAGTTGTTTTGGTATAGCTTAATTAGTCCGTTTTACCATTGGCAACAAAAGAAGCCTTAA
- a CDS encoding ATP-binding protein, which translates to MPSTKTPANASSQFLKRQAASLLLYQSVLRNEVGRAFVHLLQTLSKGEAEQTACLVAYGNWFKTLAAHGESWQDYLIRKILQDDNPFTQQVQRVALQDLPPALVTAAQQDLHALQNLSECSVEQLSRWVQKASQLELQPVSWNLETVQPTFLHQQSDWTDSLEELAAHYQQHGTGLFAQYHALRWQSGQLVGIAHPDPIQLTQLVGYESQQAALVKNTEFLLADYPALHVLLYGSRGTGKSSLVKGLLQNYKNQGLRLIEVAKSDLNDLPMIVEQLRDVPQKFIIFVDDLSFEEDDDAFKALKVVLEGSVTARSPNVVVYATSNRRHLVREFFADRPRPSDNDEVHAWDTLQEKLSFSDRFGLTLTFEPANQDAYLNIVYHLAQQANINLPQNDLKSRAIQWATRHNGRSGRSARQFVDFLSADLGIRPLDRVEG; encoded by the coding sequence ATGCCATCAACAAAAACACCAGCTAACGCCTCCAGCCAATTCCTCAAACGCCAAGCCGCGTCGCTGCTACTGTATCAATCAGTTCTTCGTAACGAGGTGGGACGCGCCTTTGTCCATCTTTTGCAAACCTTAAGCAAGGGTGAAGCAGAGCAAACCGCTTGCTTGGTGGCTTACGGTAACTGGTTTAAAACGTTAGCCGCCCACGGAGAAAGTTGGCAAGATTATCTGATTCGGAAAATTCTCCAAGACGATAATCCCTTTACTCAGCAAGTACAACGGGTAGCCTTGCAAGATTTACCCCCAGCCCTAGTCACGGCGGCTCAACAGGATTTACACGCCTTGCAAAATCTTTCTGAATGCAGCGTCGAACAGCTAAGTCGGTGGGTGCAAAAAGCCTCTCAATTAGAATTACAGCCTGTTTCCTGGAATCTGGAAACGGTGCAGCCTACATTTCTACACCAACAGAGTGATTGGACAGACTCTCTAGAGGAATTAGCCGCCCACTATCAGCAACATGGTACAGGATTATTTGCCCAATATCATGCCCTGCGTTGGCAGTCGGGTCAATTGGTTGGTATCGCCCACCCTGATCCGATTCAGTTAACCCAATTGGTGGGTTATGAGTCTCAACAAGCCGCGTTAGTTAAAAATACAGAATTTTTACTCGCCGATTATCCGGCGTTACATGTCTTGCTTTATGGCAGTCGTGGTACAGGAAAGTCGTCATTAGTCAAGGGCTTATTACAAAACTATAAGAATCAGGGACTGCGGTTGATTGAAGTTGCCAAGTCTGACTTAAACGACTTACCGATGATAGTGGAGCAATTGCGAGACGTACCGCAGAAGTTTATCATCTTTGTAGATGACCTTTCCTTTGAAGAAGACGACGATGCATTTAAGGCATTAAAAGTCGTCTTAGAAGGGAGTGTCACCGCCCGTTCCCCAAATGTAGTCGTTTATGCCACCTCCAATCGACGCCACTTAGTACGGGAATTTTTTGCCGATCGCCCTCGTCCCAGCGATAATGATGAAGTCCATGCCTGGGATACCTTACAGGAAAAATTATCCTTTAGCGATCGCTTCGGCTTAACCCTGACCTTTGAACCAGCCAACCAAGACGCTTATCTCAACATTGTCTATCATTTAGCCCAACAAGCCAACATAAACTTACCCCAAAATGACTTAAAATCCCGTGCCATTCAATGGGCAACCCGCCACAATGGACGTTCTGGGCGCAGCGCCCGCCAATTTGTGGATTTTCTCAGCGCTGATTTAGGGATTCGTCCTTTGGATAGGGTAGAAGGGTAG